Proteins co-encoded in one Stomoxys calcitrans chromosome 5, idStoCalc2.1, whole genome shotgun sequence genomic window:
- the LOC106091185 gene encoding uncharacterized protein LOC106091185 — MCLYMGVAEHLVDILTFCVCRMIEMSIFVLMMTCGLTTPLQEEENDDAKEAGNIIHCG, encoded by the coding sequence ATGTGTCTGTACATGGGAGTGGCTGAGCATTTGGTTGACATATTGACATTTTGTGTCTGCCGAATGATTGAAATGTCTATTTTCGTATTGATGATGACATGTGGCCTAACTACACCCCTGCAGGAGGAGGAAAATGATGATGCGAAGGAGGCCGGCAACATAATTCACTGCGGCTGA